One window of Sinorhizobium numidicum genomic DNA carries:
- the nusA gene encoding transcription termination factor NusA encodes MAVSANRLELLQIADAVAREKVIDREIVLAAMADAIQKAARSRYGSESNIRADINSKTGEIRLQRLLEVVEKADDYSTQIPLELARDRNPDAKIGDFIADPLPPMDFGRIAAQSAKQVIVQKVREAERDRQYEEFKDRVGEIVNGTVKRVEYGNVIVDLGRGEGIIRRDEMIPRENMRYGDRVRAFVYDVRREQRGPQIFLSRTHPQFMVKLFTMEVPEIYDGVIQIKSVARDPGSRAKIAVVSNDSSIDPVGACVGMRGSRVQAVVGELQGEKIDIIPWSQDPASFIVNALQPAEVAKVVLDEDAERIEVVVPDEQLSLAIGRRGQNVRLASQLTGWDIDILTEQEESERRQKEFNERTQLFMEALDVDEMVGQVLASEGFAQVDELAYVDLDEISSIEGFDEETAIEIQTRAREYLDKLEAEMDAKRKDLGVSDELRKIDGLTSQMLVALGEEGIKTMEDFAGCAADDLVGWTERKDGETKRFEGIFSKLEVTREEAEAMIVQARLAAGWITEEDLASQEEEEKEEEAPIEVAEGADQDA; translated from the coding sequence ATGGCAGTCAGTGCTAACCGGCTCGAACTTCTGCAGATCGCAGATGCTGTGGCACGCGAGAAGGTGATCGACCGCGAGATCGTTCTGGCCGCGATGGCGGATGCGATCCAGAAGGCGGCCCGCTCGCGCTACGGCTCGGAATCGAACATCCGTGCGGATATCAATTCGAAGACCGGCGAGATACGCCTCCAGCGCCTTCTGGAGGTGGTCGAAAAGGCTGACGACTACTCGACCCAGATTCCGCTGGAGCTCGCGCGCGATCGCAATCCGGACGCCAAGATCGGCGACTTCATCGCCGATCCGCTGCCGCCGATGGATTTCGGCCGTATTGCGGCACAGTCTGCCAAGCAGGTGATCGTGCAGAAGGTTCGCGAAGCCGAACGCGACCGCCAGTACGAGGAATTCAAGGACCGTGTCGGCGAGATCGTCAACGGCACCGTCAAGCGCGTCGAATACGGCAACGTCATCGTCGATCTCGGCCGCGGCGAAGGTATCATCCGCCGCGACGAGATGATCCCGCGCGAAAATATGCGTTATGGCGATCGGGTTCGTGCCTTCGTCTACGACGTGCGCCGTGAGCAGCGCGGTCCGCAGATCTTCCTGTCGCGTACCCATCCGCAGTTCATGGTCAAGCTCTTCACCATGGAAGTACCGGAGATTTATGACGGCGTCATCCAGATCAAGTCGGTCGCCCGCGATCCGGGCTCGCGCGCCAAGATCGCCGTGGTCTCGAACGATAGCTCGATCGATCCGGTCGGCGCCTGCGTCGGTATGCGCGGCTCGCGCGTGCAGGCCGTCGTCGGCGAACTCCAGGGCGAGAAGATCGACATCATCCCGTGGTCGCAGGATCCGGCTTCGTTCATCGTCAATGCTCTGCAACCGGCCGAAGTGGCCAAGGTCGTTCTCGACGAGGACGCCGAACGCATCGAGGTCGTGGTTCCGGACGAGCAGCTCTCGCTCGCCATTGGCCGTCGCGGCCAGAACGTGCGCCTCGCATCGCAGCTGACCGGCTGGGACATCGACATCCTCACCGAGCAGGAGGAAAGCGAGCGCCGTCAGAAGGAATTCAACGAGCGCACTCAACTCTTCATGGAGGCGCTGGATGTCGACGAAATGGTCGGCCAGGTGCTTGCCTCCGAAGGCTTTGCCCAGGTCGACGAGCTCGCCTATGTCGATCTCGACGAAATCTCCTCGATCGAGGGCTTCGATGAGGAGACTGCAATCGAGATCCAGACGCGGGCCCGCGAGTATCTGGACAAGCTCGAGGCTGAAATGGACGCCAAGCGCAAGGATCTCGGCGTTTCCGACGAACTGCGCAAGATTGACGGCCTGACCAGCCAGATGCTGGTCGCTCTCGGCGAAGAAGGCATCAAGACGATGGAGGACTTCGCCGGCTGCGCCGCGGATGACCTCGTCGGCTGGACCGAGCGCAAGGACGGCGAGACCAAGCGCTTCGAGGGCATCTTCTCGAAGCTCGAGGTGACCCGCGAGGAGGCTGAAGCGATGATCGTTCAGGCGCGCCTGGCGGCTGGTTGGATCACCGAAGAAGATCTGGCGAGCCAGGAAGAAGAAGAAAAAGAAGAAGAAGCGCCGATCGAAGTCGCCGAAGGCGCGGACCAGGACGCCTGA
- a CDS encoding RNA-binding protein: MMAITEADILPSDKGPKDRSGSSRTCIVTRDSGPPDELIRFVAAPDGRVVPDLKRELPGRGCWVKAERPLVEKAVAKKLFARALRADVKADAGLADDVDRLLVEQLAGMMNLARKAGQFVSGATKTEQAVRGLAALAVFHARDAAADGVRKIDQARKAMSFVAEDETEIPAFRPFTAAEMEGLLGSNAFIHAATLAGQAGEGVVKRAIMLEKYRGSVPVRAEGGAGKPQQ, encoded by the coding sequence ATGATGGCAATCACCGAGGCCGACATTCTGCCTTCGGACAAGGGTCCGAAGGATCGGAGCGGCAGCAGCCGGACCTGCATCGTCACGCGTGACAGCGGCCCGCCGGACGAACTGATACGCTTCGTTGCCGCGCCTGACGGCCGTGTGGTCCCGGATTTGAAGCGAGAGCTTCCGGGGCGCGGCTGCTGGGTCAAGGCCGAGCGGCCGCTTGTCGAGAAGGCCGTGGCGAAGAAACTCTTCGCTCGGGCACTTAGGGCGGACGTAAAAGCTGACGCGGGGCTCGCCGACGATGTCGACAGGCTTCTCGTCGAGCAGCTCGCGGGAATGATGAACTTGGCGCGCAAAGCCGGCCAGTTTGTTTCCGGGGCGACGAAGACGGAGCAGGCGGTGCGTGGTCTCGCGGCGCTCGCCGTCTTCCACGCAAGAGACGCCGCCGCGGACGGTGTGCGAAAGATCGACCAGGCTCGCAAGGCGATGAGCTTTGTGGCCGAAGATGAAACGGAAATACCTGCGTTCCGCCCCTTCACGGCGGCGGAAATGGAGGGGCTTTTGGGAAGTAATGCTTTTATCCATGCCGCAACGCTTGCAGGGCAGGCGGGTGAGGGTGTAGTGAAGCGCGCAATCATGCTCGAAAAGTACCGAGGATCCGTCCCGGTCCGGGCCGAAGGCGGCGCTGGCAAGCCACAGCAATGA
- the infB gene encoding translation initiation factor IF-2, producing MTDNKDDKTISVAGKKTLTLKPSGVTQGTVRQDMGRGRTKAVVVETKKTRGLTRHKDERPITPVAATPAAARPAEQRPKPPQPSGRPAPQPQPHQPRQEQNRPRGGVVLNDLSAGEMEARRRALAEAQIRDAEEAKRRAEDEVRRRREEEERIAREKEEAARRAAEEAARPAVAAEAGAIGDERPAATGAAPAATAERRPDDRPQPPRPAPAAPQPPAGAAALRGRRAGAEDEDERGSRAGAGPVRGKVVRPEPAKPVTRPKGEDGRRQGKLTLTAAVDEDGGQRGRSLSAMRRRQEKFRRSQMQETREKISREVVLPETITIQELSQRMSERAVDVIKFLMKEGQMMKPGDLIDADLAELIAGEFGHTVKRVSESDVEEGIFNIADTEEDMQSRPPIVTIMGHVDHGKTSLLDAIRHANVVAGEAGGITQHIGAYQVEQNGQKITFIDTPGHAAFTAMRARGAQATDIAVLVVAADDSVMPQTIESINHAKAAGVPIIVAINKIDKPTANPQKVRTELLQHEVFVESMGGEVLDVEVSAKNQTNLDKLLEAILLQAEILDLKANSNRTAEGTVVEAELDRGRGAVATVLVQKGTLTPGQIIVAGDQWGRVRALVNDKGEHVKSAGPSTPVELLGLSGTPAAGDKFAVVESESRAREISEYRQRLAREKAVARQSGSRGSLEQMMSQLHTSGLKEFPLVIKGDVQGSIEAIAGALDKLGTDEVRARIVHSGAGGITESDISLAEASNAAIIGFNVRANKQARDAAERSGIEIRYYNIIYDLVDDVKAAMSGLLSPERRETFLGNAEILEVFNITKVGKVAGCRVTEGKVERGVGVRLVRDNVVIHEGKLKTLKRFKDEVSEVQSGQECGMAFENYEDIRPGDTIECFRVEHITRTL from the coding sequence ATGACCGACAACAAAGACGACAAGACAATCAGCGTAGCGGGCAAGAAGACGCTGACCCTGAAGCCCTCCGGGGTGACGCAGGGGACGGTGCGTCAAGACATGGGCCGGGGCCGCACGAAGGCGGTCGTGGTCGAAACCAAAAAGACGCGCGGACTGACGCGGCACAAGGACGAGCGCCCGATCACGCCGGTTGCCGCGACGCCTGCTGCCGCTCGCCCGGCTGAGCAGCGGCCAAAGCCGCCGCAGCCTTCGGGCCGTCCGGCTCCTCAGCCGCAGCCGCATCAGCCGCGTCAGGAACAGAACCGTCCCCGTGGCGGCGTTGTCCTGAACGATCTCTCGGCAGGCGAGATGGAAGCCCGCCGGCGCGCCCTGGCGGAAGCCCAGATCCGTGACGCCGAGGAAGCCAAGCGCCGCGCCGAAGACGAAGTACGCCGCCGGCGCGAAGAAGAAGAGCGGATTGCACGCGAGAAGGAAGAGGCCGCCCGTCGCGCCGCCGAGGAAGCTGCGCGTCCCGCAGTCGCAGCCGAGGCGGGTGCGATTGGGGACGAGCGGCCGGCAGCAACAGGCGCAGCACCCGCAGCGACCGCGGAGCGCCGCCCCGACGATCGTCCGCAGCCGCCGCGTCCGGCTCCTGCAGCGCCGCAGCCGCCGGCTGGCGCCGCCGCCCTCCGCGGCCGCCGCGCAGGCGCCGAGGATGAGGATGAGCGCGGTTCACGCGCCGGTGCTGGCCCGGTCCGAGGCAAGGTTGTGCGTCCGGAACCGGCGAAGCCGGTCACGCGCCCGAAAGGCGAGGATGGTCGCCGTCAGGGTAAACTCACTCTGACCGCTGCCGTCGACGAAGACGGCGGTCAGCGCGGCCGCTCGCTTTCGGCAATGCGCCGCCGGCAGGAGAAGTTCCGGCGTAGCCAGATGCAGGAAACGCGCGAAAAGATCTCGCGTGAAGTCGTTCTGCCGGAGACCATCACGATTCAGGAACTATCGCAGCGCATGTCCGAACGCGCGGTGGACGTCATCAAGTTCCTGATGAAGGAAGGCCAGATGATGAAGCCCGGTGATTTGATCGATGCGGATCTCGCCGAGCTGATCGCCGGCGAATTCGGCCACACGGTCAAGCGCGTTTCCGAATCCGACGTCGAGGAAGGCATTTTCAACATCGCCGACACCGAAGAGGATATGCAGTCGCGCCCGCCGATCGTGACGATCATGGGCCACGTCGATCACGGCAAGACCTCGCTGCTCGACGCGATCCGCCATGCCAATGTGGTCGCCGGGGAAGCCGGCGGCATCACCCAGCATATCGGCGCCTATCAGGTCGAGCAGAACGGTCAGAAGATCACCTTCATCGACACCCCCGGCCACGCGGCCTTCACGGCCATGCGTGCCCGCGGCGCCCAGGCGACGGACATTGCCGTCCTCGTCGTCGCGGCCGATGACAGCGTGATGCCGCAGACGATCGAGTCGATCAATCATGCCAAGGCGGCCGGTGTTCCGATCATCGTGGCGATCAACAAGATCGACAAGCCGACGGCGAACCCGCAAAAGGTTCGCACCGAACTGCTGCAGCACGAGGTCTTTGTCGAATCGATGGGTGGTGAAGTTCTCGACGTCGAAGTTTCGGCGAAGAACCAAACCAATCTAGACAAGCTGCTCGAAGCGATCCTGCTGCAGGCCGAAATCCTCGACCTCAAGGCCAATTCGAACCGGACGGCCGAGGGTACGGTGGTGGAAGCCGAGCTCGACCGCGGCCGCGGAGCGGTTGCGACCGTTCTCGTCCAGAAGGGTACGCTAACGCCCGGTCAGATCATCGTCGCAGGCGACCAGTGGGGCCGCGTGCGCGCGCTTGTCAACGACAAGGGCGAGCATGTTAAGTCCGCCGGTCCGTCGACCCCAGTCGAACTTCTCGGCCTGTCCGGCACGCCGGCGGCCGGCGACAAGTTCGCCGTTGTCGAGAGCGAAAGCCGTGCGCGCGAGATTTCCGAATATCGCCAGCGGCTTGCCCGTGAAAAGGCGGTTGCCCGTCAGTCTGGCTCGCGCGGTTCGCTCGAGCAGATGATGAGCCAGCTCCATACCTCTGGCTTGAAGGAGTTCCCGCTGGTCATCAAGGGCGACGTGCAGGGCTCGATTGAAGCGATTGCCGGTGCCTTGGATAAGCTCGGCACGGACGAAGTGCGTGCGCGCATCGTGCATTCGGGCGCAGGCGGCATCACCGAGTCGGATATCTCGCTCGCCGAAGCATCGAACGCGGCGATCATTGGCTTCAACGTCCGCGCCAACAAGCAGGCGCGCGATGCGGCCGAACGGTCCGGCATCGAAATCCGTTACTACAACATCATCTACGATCTGGTGGATGACGTGAAGGCGGCGATGTCCGGTCTGCTTTCGCCCGAGCGGCGCGAAACCTTCCTTGGCAATGCCGAGATCCTGGAGGTGTTCAACATCACCAAGGTCGGTAAGGTCGCGGGTTGCCGCGTCACCGAGGGCAAGGTCGAGCGTGGCGTTGGCGTTCGTCTCGTGCGCGACAACGTCGTCATTCACGAAGGCAAGCTCAAGACGCTCAAGCGCTTCAAGGACGAAGTCTCGGAAGTTCAGTCCGGCCAGGAATGCGGCATGGCCTTCGAGAATTACGAAGACATCCGCCCCGGCGACACGATCGAGTGCTTCCGCGTCGAACACATCACGCGGACGCTCTAA
- the rbfA gene encoding 30S ribosome-binding factor RbfA, with product MTKSTSSAPSQRMLRVGEQVRAAITQVLQRGEVRDPLIEKTVISISEVRMSPDLKIATAYVTPLGVTDHAAVIEALNKHAKFIRGRLGPQLRQMKYMPDVRFRDDTSFDNYRKIDALLRSPEVSRDLDPDADEE from the coding sequence ATGACCAAATCCACGTCCTCCGCTCCTTCGCAGCGCATGCTGCGCGTTGGTGAACAGGTGCGCGCCGCCATCACGCAGGTTCTCCAACGTGGTGAAGTGCGCGATCCGCTGATCGAAAAGACGGTGATCTCTATATCGGAAGTGCGCATGTCGCCCGATCTGAAGATCGCCACCGCTTATGTGACGCCGCTCGGCGTGACGGATCACGCGGCGGTCATCGAGGCACTGAACAAGCACGCGAAGTTCATTCGCGGCCGTCTGGGGCCGCAACTTCGACAGATGAAATACATGCCGGATGTCCGCTTCAGGGACGATACAAGCTTCGACAATTACCGGAAGATCGATGCGCTGCTGCGCTCGCCGGAAGTCAGCCGCGATCTCGATCCGGATGCCGACGAAGAATAA
- the truB gene encoding tRNA pseudouridine(55) synthase TruB yields the protein MSKPRKPKGRPISGWLILDKPLDFGSTEAVSKIKWLFKAQKAGHAGTLDPLASGMLPIALGDATKTVPYVMDGRKIYEFTVAWGEERSTDDLEGVVIRSSTERPTEEAIRALLPKYTGVISQVPPQFSAIKIDGERAYDLAREGETLEIPAREVEVFRLSLIGCTPHLAHFEIECGKGTYVRSLARDMGRDLGCFGHIASLRRTFVAPFGEEDMVSLADLVALERVGDEGERLAALDDYLIETGEALSGLPHIAISDDQAQRLKMGNPIILRGRDAPLATPEAYATARGKLVAIGEVAEGEFRPKRVFANH from the coding sequence ATGTCCAAACCGCGTAAACCCAAGGGCCGCCCGATTTCCGGTTGGCTGATCCTCGACAAGCCGCTCGATTTCGGTTCGACGGAGGCGGTGTCCAAGATCAAATGGCTGTTCAAGGCGCAGAAGGCTGGCCACGCCGGCACGCTGGATCCGCTGGCTTCCGGCATGCTGCCGATCGCGCTCGGAGACGCGACGAAGACGGTTCCCTACGTCATGGACGGCCGCAAGATCTACGAGTTTACCGTCGCCTGGGGCGAGGAGCGCTCGACCGACGATCTTGAAGGCGTGGTCATCCGCTCGTCGACCGAACGCCCGACGGAAGAGGCGATCCGCGCGCTGCTGCCGAAATATACCGGTGTGATCAGCCAGGTGCCGCCGCAGTTCTCGGCAATCAAGATCGACGGCGAGCGCGCCTACGATCTCGCGCGCGAGGGGGAGACGCTGGAAATTCCGGCGCGGGAAGTGGAGGTCTTTCGCCTTTCCCTGATCGGGTGCACGCCGCATCTCGCCCATTTCGAGATCGAGTGCGGCAAGGGTACCTATGTCCGTTCGCTTGCCCGCGACATGGGCCGCGATCTCGGTTGCTTCGGACATATCGCCTCGCTGCGCCGCACCTTCGTTGCCCCCTTCGGCGAAGAGGACATGGTGTCGCTCGCCGATCTCGTCGCGCTGGAGAGGGTTGGGGACGAGGGCGAACGGCTCGCGGCCCTTGACGACTATCTGATCGAGACTGGCGAGGCCCTTTCCGGCCTGCCGCACATCGCCATCAGCGATGATCAGGCGCAACGGCTGAAGATGGGCAATCCGATCATCCTGCGCGGTCGCGACGCGCCGCTCGCGACGCCGGAGGCCTATGCGACCGCGCGCGGCAAACTCGTGGCGATCGGCGAGGTCGCCGAGGGCGAATTCCGGCCGAAGCGGGTTTTTGCCAACCATTGA
- a CDS encoding sensor histidine kinase, translating to MTGVSEKEREVSSSGGLQAVAAFIGQYLRRPFSFYLISLLSIAIVPSFIFSLVILKRSLDAQEQVVTSLLRASTGSVTRIVEREVEGMLTTLRVLSTSSAVDLRDMRAFYDRASIALADADSYLVVIDRNHNQRLNTRLPFGNPLARASDPESVELAFKSKGPLVSGVFFGNADGRWVFNVYLPVRLASGEEYLLGLTQDAAGMAKAVNRSTLSPGWSAALVDGQGRVIVSSDVSVKSGDRFFLGKLPAISIGVSNISENGRDYRVATEFSVVTGWRIVAWAPRETVDAPMLWSFLWLSLGAIIFASIAVAGSLTIARLLSQGVKLLASDARRLGAGEPIEPRRYMITEVEAVSAALARAAAVRTKAEGEIRFLMREVAHRSKNQLTVIQSMLNQSAYSTEDAPEFAEAFRKRIAGLARSTDLMLANAALGVDFRELAENQLQPFTPDDPHRIVLAGPPLRLDTQMAQTLGMALHELATNAIKHGALANGTGIIRLEWSVSREAIAIRWREEGADIAPTEATSRRGFGTVVLERMLGMALHAELERKMHPDGIEWHIRIPRESDRKAPGEAAS from the coding sequence GTGACAGGCGTGTCAGAGAAGGAACGGGAGGTAAGTTCATCCGGCGGTCTGCAGGCCGTTGCGGCCTTCATCGGTCAATACCTCCGGCGACCGTTCAGTTTTTACCTGATCTCGCTGCTGTCGATTGCGATCGTGCCGTCGTTCATCTTTTCCCTCGTGATCCTCAAGCGCAGTCTGGACGCGCAGGAGCAGGTGGTCACTTCACTCCTCAGAGCCTCGACCGGATCCGTGACGCGCATCGTCGAACGCGAGGTCGAGGGCATGCTGACCACGCTTAGGGTCCTTTCCACGTCCAGCGCCGTCGACCTCCGCGACATGCGAGCCTTCTACGATCGAGCCTCGATCGCATTGGCGGACGCGGATTCCTATCTGGTCGTCATAGACCGCAACCATAATCAGAGATTGAACACGCGTCTTCCCTTCGGCAATCCGCTTGCGCGAGCATCGGATCCCGAATCGGTCGAGCTTGCTTTCAAGAGCAAAGGTCCCCTTGTGTCTGGGGTTTTCTTCGGCAACGCGGACGGGCGATGGGTTTTCAATGTCTACCTGCCGGTAAGGCTTGCGAGCGGTGAGGAATATCTGCTGGGCCTGACGCAGGATGCTGCAGGCATGGCCAAGGCCGTCAATCGCAGCACGCTCTCCCCCGGATGGAGCGCCGCGCTCGTCGATGGTCAGGGCAGAGTGATCGTTTCCTCGGATGTTTCAGTCAAGTCGGGCGACCGGTTCTTCCTCGGCAAGCTGCCGGCGATCAGCATCGGGGTCAGCAATATCAGTGAAAACGGCAGGGACTACCGGGTGGCGACCGAATTTTCGGTGGTCACCGGCTGGCGCATCGTCGCCTGGGCGCCGCGCGAAACCGTCGACGCGCCGATGCTCTGGTCGTTTCTGTGGCTGTCGCTTGGCGCCATTATTTTCGCAAGCATCGCGGTCGCAGGTTCCTTGACGATTGCGCGGCTGCTCTCGCAAGGCGTCAAGCTGCTTGCCAGCGATGCGCGCCGCCTCGGCGCGGGCGAACCGATCGAACCGCGCCGATACATGATTACCGAGGTCGAGGCCGTGTCGGCAGCGCTTGCCCGTGCAGCGGCGGTGCGCACCAAAGCGGAAGGTGAAATCCGTTTCCTGATGAGGGAGGTTGCGCACCGTTCGAAAAACCAGCTCACCGTCATTCAATCCATGCTGAACCAGTCCGCCTATTCGACCGAGGATGCACCGGAATTCGCCGAAGCATTTCGCAAGCGGATTGCAGGTCTCGCGCGGTCGACCGACCTGATGCTCGCCAATGCCGCGCTTGGGGTCGATTTCCGCGAACTCGCAGAGAACCAGCTTCAGCCGTTCACGCCGGACGATCCGCACCGTATCGTGCTCGCCGGTCCGCCTTTGCGACTGGACACGCAGATGGCGCAGACGCTCGGCATGGCGCTTCATGAATTGGCGACCAATGCGATAAAGCATGGCGCTCTCGCCAACGGGACCGGCATCATTCGGCTAGAATGGTCGGTGTCGCGCGAGGCGATCGCCATTCGCTGGCGTGAAGAAGGGGCGGACATCGCCCCGACGGAGGCGACGAGCCGCCGGGGCTTCGGGACGGTCGTGCTCGAGCGCATGCTCGGCATGGCGCTTCACGCCGAGCTCGAAAGGAAAATGCATCCCGACGGCATCGAATGGCATATCCGAATTCCACGAGAAAGCGATCGCAAGGCCCCGGGTGAAGCGGCAAGTTGA
- the rpsO gene encoding 30S ribosomal protein S15: MSITAERKAQLIKEFATVDGDTGSPEVQVALLTERINNLTEHFKDHKKDNHSRRGLLAMVSSRRSLLDYLKKKDEARYTKLIGALGIRR; the protein is encoded by the coding sequence ATGTCGATTACTGCAGAGCGCAAGGCTCAGCTCATCAAGGAATTCGCGACCGTTGATGGCGACACCGGTTCTCCGGAAGTCCAGGTCGCGCTCCTGACGGAACGGATCAACAACCTGACCGAACACTTCAAGGACCACAAGAAGGACAACCATTCCCGCCGTGGCCTTCTCGCGATGGTTTCCAGCCGTCGCTCGCTCCTCGACTATCTGAAGAAGAAAGACGAAGCGCGCTACACCAAGCTGATCGGTGCCCTGGGCATCCGTCGCTAA
- the pnp gene encoding polyribonucleotide nucleotidyltransferase, with amino-acid sequence MFETHKVEIEWAGRPLKLETGKIARQADGAVLATYGETVVLATVVSAKAPKPGQDFFPLTVNYQEKTYAAGKIPGGYFKREGRPSENETLVSRLIDRPIRPLFPDGYKNDTQVIVTVMQHDLENNPDIVSMVAASAALTLSGIPFMGPIGGARVGYINGEYVLNPHLDEMDESSLDLVVAGTQEAVLMVESEAKELPEDIMLGAVVFGQKGFQPVIDAIIKLAEVAAKEPREFEPEDHSALENAMLSIAEDELRNAYKITEKAARYAAVDAVKAKVKEHFLPEGLDNPAHTAEEIAAVFKHLQAKIVRWNILDTQSRIDGRDLVTVRPIVAEVGILPRTHGSSLFTRGETQAIVVATLGTGEDEQYVDSLTGMYKENFMLHYNFPPFSVGETGRMGSPGRREIGHGKLAWRAIHPMLPTAEQFPYTLRVVSEITESNGSSSMATVCGTSLALMDAGVPLAKPVAGIAMGLIKEEDRFAVLSDILGDEDHLGDMDFKVAGTDAGITSLQMDIKIEGITEEIMGVALNQAKGGRLHILGEMAKAISESRGQLGEFAPRIEVMNIPVDKIREVIGSGGKVIREIVEKTGAKINIEDDGTVKIASSSAKEIEAARKWIHSIVAEPEVGQIYEGTVVKTADFGAFVNFFGARDGLVHISQLASERVAKTTDVVKEGDKVWVKLMGFDERGKVRLSMKVVDQATGKEVAAEKAEKKDGGEAAE; translated from the coding sequence ATGTTCGAGACCCACAAGGTAGAAATCGAATGGGCTGGGCGTCCGCTCAAGCTTGAAACCGGCAAGATCGCCCGCCAGGCCGACGGCGCCGTTCTCGCGACCTACGGCGAAACCGTCGTGCTTGCCACGGTCGTTTCTGCCAAGGCGCCGAAGCCCGGGCAGGATTTCTTCCCGCTGACCGTCAACTACCAGGAAAAGACCTACGCCGCCGGCAAGATCCCGGGCGGCTACTTCAAGCGTGAAGGCCGCCCGAGCGAGAACGAAACGCTCGTCTCGCGCCTGATCGACCGCCCGATCCGCCCGCTCTTTCCGGATGGCTACAAGAACGATACCCAGGTCATCGTCACCGTCATGCAGCATGACCTGGAGAACAATCCCGACATCGTCTCGATGGTCGCGGCCTCCGCTGCGCTGACGCTTTCCGGCATCCCGTTCATGGGACCGATCGGCGGCGCCCGCGTCGGCTACATCAACGGCGAGTACGTGCTCAACCCGCATCTCGACGAAATGGACGAGTCCTCTCTCGACCTCGTCGTCGCCGGCACCCAGGAGGCCGTGCTGATGGTCGAATCGGAAGCGAAGGAGCTGCCGGAGGACATCATGCTCGGCGCTGTCGTTTTCGGTCAGAAGGGCTTTCAGCCGGTGATCGACGCTATCATCAAGCTCGCCGAAGTCGCCGCCAAGGAACCGCGCGAATTCGAGCCGGAAGATCACTCCGCTCTCGAAAATGCCATGCTCTCGATTGCCGAAGACGAGCTGCGCAACGCTTATAAGATCACCGAGAAGGCTGCGCGCTACGCCGCCGTCGATGCCGTGAAGGCCAAGGTGAAGGAGCACTTTCTGCCGGAAGGCCTCGATAACCCCGCCCACACGGCGGAAGAAATTGCAGCAGTCTTCAAGCACTTGCAGGCAAAGATTGTTCGCTGGAACATCCTCGACACCCAGAGCCGCATCGATGGCCGCGATCTCGTCACGGTTCGCCCGATCGTCGCCGAAGTCGGCATCCTGCCGCGCACGCACGGATCCTCGCTCTTCACCCGCGGTGAAACGCAGGCGATCGTGGTTGCCACGCTCGGCACCGGCGAAGACGAGCAGTATGTCGATTCCTTGACCGGCATGTACAAGGAAAACTTCATGCTGCACTACAACTTCCCGCCCTTCTCGGTCGGTGAAACGGGCCGCATGGGTTCCCCGGGCCGCCGTGAAATCGGCCACGGCAAGCTCGCCTGGCGCGCCATCCATCCGATGCTGCCGACGGCGGAACAGTTCCCCTATACGCTGCGCGTCGTCTCCGAGATCACCGAGTCCAATGGTTCCTCCTCGATGGCAACCGTCTGCGGCACATCGCTGGCGCTGATGGATGCGGGCGTTCCGCTTGCAAAACCCGTTGCCGGTATTGCCATGGGCCTCATCAAGGAAGAGGACCGTTTCGCGGTTCTCTCCGACATCCTCGGCGACGAAGACCATCTCGGCGACATGGATTTCAAGGTCGCGGGCACGGACGCCGGCATCACCTCGCTGCAGATGGACATCAAGATCGAAGGCATCACCGAAGAGATCATGGGTGTTGCACTCAATCAGGCCAAGGGCGGCCGTCTGCACATTCTCGGCGAAATGGCCAAGGCCATCTCCGAGAGCCGCGGCCAGCTCGGCGAATTCGCACCGCGCATCGAAGTGATGAACATTCCGGTCGACAAGATCCGTGAAGTCATCGGTTCGGGCGGCAAGGTCATCCGCGAAATCGTTGAAAAGACCGGCGCCAAGATCAACATCGAGGACGACGGCACGGTCAAGATCGCTTCTTCCTCCGCCAAGGAGATCGAAGCCGCCCGCAAGTGGATCCACTCGATCGTTGCCGAGCCGGAAGTTGGTCAGATCTATGAAGGCACGGTCGTCAAGACCGCCGATTTCGGCGCCTTCGTCAACTTCTTCGGCGCCCGCGACGGCCTCGTGCACATCTCGCAGCTCGCGTCCGAGCGCGTTGCAAAGACCACCGACGTCGTCAAAGAAGGCGACAAGGTTTGGGTCAAGCTGATGGGCTTCGACGAGCGCGGTAAGGTCCGCCTCTCCATGAAGGTTGTCGACCAGGCGACCGGCAAGGAGGTCGCCGCCGAGAAGGCCGAGAAGAAGGACGGCGGCGAAGCGGCTGAATAA